The following are from one region of the Candidatus Hydrogenedentota bacterium genome:
- a CDS encoding Rrf2 family transcriptional regulator, with the protein MISTTSEYALRALIELAHLEDGQIVAGKALSDAAGIPAQYLSKILASLGRAGIIDATRGLRGGYGLAKPAKEILLIDVIEVFEGVRSRPACILDKNRQCDNSNPCPAHDRFQRARQSYLKFLEETSIAAIAKRRTTH; encoded by the coding sequence ATGATTTCCACGACATCGGAATATGCGCTGCGGGCCCTGATTGAACTGGCCCATCTGGAAGACGGCCAAATCGTGGCCGGCAAGGCGCTTTCCGACGCCGCGGGGATACCAGCGCAGTATCTCTCGAAGATTCTGGCCTCCCTGGGACGGGCGGGAATCATCGACGCGACGCGGGGTTTGCGCGGCGGATACGGTCTGGCGAAACCGGCAAAGGAAATTCTGCTTATCGACGTCATTGAGGTATTTGAGGGCGTGCGCTCCCGTCCCGCTTGCATCCTGGACAAGAACCGCCAGTGTGACAACAGCAATCCGTGTCCGGCGCATGACCGCTTCCAGAGGGCACGGCAGAGTTACTTGAAGTTTCTCGAAGAAACCTCGATAGCGGCTATTGCGAAGCGGAGGACAACCCATTGA
- a CDS encoding cytochrome c — protein sequence MRGRSTACAASKSQARLLACLGLLAALLTAAAGGQETAAFFKANCASCHTVGGGRLTGPDLKDVTQRKDREWLRSFVLNPQAKINSGDPYALQLLNDARGVVMPQVAGLTPERVDFLLDLLEAESALPESQFKGQQVSTAAFTPADISRGLDIFTGRQRLAGGGPMCISCHTLPGTGGLGGGFIGPDLTLVYERLQGRAALSAWLQSPATPTMQSVLRAAPLQPDEIQALVGLFEDRAKQGAPVQAGVTQLTFSLLGLGLAALMLVLFDVFWKGRFRSVRRALVEASKL from the coding sequence ATGCGGGGGAGAAGCACCGCATGCGCGGCCTCGAAGAGCCAGGCACGCCTTCTGGCGTGCTTGGGGTTACTGGCGGCTCTGCTGACTGCGGCCGCGGGCGGTCAGGAGACGGCGGCGTTCTTCAAAGCGAACTGCGCGAGTTGTCACACGGTCGGCGGCGGGCGGCTGACCGGCCCGGACCTGAAAGACGTCACGCAGCGGAAGGACCGTGAGTGGTTGCGGAGCTTTGTCCTGAATCCTCAGGCCAAGATCAACTCGGGCGACCCATACGCGCTGCAACTCCTGAATGACGCACGCGGCGTGGTCATGCCGCAGGTTGCCGGGCTTACGCCGGAGCGCGTGGATTTTCTCCTGGACTTGCTCGAAGCAGAATCCGCTCTTCCGGAGTCGCAGTTCAAGGGGCAACAGGTCTCGACGGCGGCGTTCACGCCTGCGGACATTTCGCGCGGCCTCGATATCTTTACCGGCCGGCAGCGGTTGGCGGGGGGCGGACCCATGTGCATTTCCTGCCACACGCTGCCCGGGACCGGCGGGCTTGGCGGCGGTTTCATAGGGCCTGACCTGACTCTGGTTTACGAACGGCTGCAAGGGCGCGCGGCGCTGAGCGCGTGGCTTCAGTCCCCTGCGACGCCCACGATGCAATCGGTACTGCGCGCCGCGCCACTGCAACCCGACGAGATACAGGCTCTGGTGGGGCTGTTCGAGGACCGCGCAAAACAAGGCGCGCCCGTGCAGGCGGGCGTGACGCAATTGACGTTTTCGCTCTTGGGGCTCGGGTTGGCCGCCTTGATGCTGGTGCTGTTTGACGTGTTCTGGAAGGGGCGTTTCCGTTCGGTACGGCGGGCCCTGGTGGAAGCATCGAAACTGTGA
- a CDS encoding nitrate reductase subunit alpha codes for MKVRNAIHWIKDECDPKLRGWEEFYRNRWQHDKVVRSTHGVNCTGGCSWAIYVKEGIVTWEMQQLDYPELQAGIPPYEPRGCQRGISYSWYLYSPLRVKYPYIRGALLDLWRTARAEFEDPVDAWTSLVENPAARSRWQVARGKGGFRRTTWDTVLEIMAAANIHTIKKHGPDRIAGFSPIPAMSMISYAAGARLMQLMGGISLSFYDWYCDLPCASPETWGEQTDVHESADWYNAKLLAVMGSNLNMTRTPDCHFAAESRHNGTKMWVFAPDFNQVAKYADEWVSLNAGQDGAWWMAVNHVILKEFHQERQTPYFIDYTKRYTDAPLLVELHPTEEADVYRPGQLLRANRLSGYAGVENGDWKFLMWDETENRPKMPMGTAGFRWGEEKGKWNLKLEDGQDGSVIAPALTFLDSPDITVLAQFDDFSAGDEVTRGVPVKRIETASGQEVLVTTVYDLLMAQYGVARGLKGEYPRSYDDEAPYTPAWSEKYTGMSRDMVIRFAREWATTAELTKGKCTIIIGAGINHWYHGNLMYRAGINALMFCGCVGVNGGGLAHYVGQEKLAPGESWASIALAKDWYPPSRVQNAPSWHYVHTDQWRYERSFTDYHTVPRHQPPDSLATGHTMDVQVRAVQSGWLPFYPQFNKNPIALVKEARAAGADTEEKVIQHVIGELKSGALRFSVEDPDAAENWPRVWYIWRGNALMASSKGHEYFLKHYLGTHTNAIAEDMAEGSVNEVVWHKDAPKGKMDLVVDLNFRMDTSALYSDIVLPAATWYEKADLNSTDMHSFIHPLSAAVPPCWESKSDWQIFQAIAKKFSELAERHFPEPVPDLVATPLSHDSAAEIAQPDLKHWKTGEVEATPGKTMPDLKVVSRDYRSLYRQYIAFGPMAWKNGLGAHGTHYAIDDFYEEALERLPSVQYGDQRLLSLKGDEDVCNIILEFATVTNGELSYRSYKNMEEKVGLPLTHLAEKSRSFRVNYKGLQTRPHRFVNSPMWSGLIEDRRPYSPFTYNVEALVPWRTLTGRQHYYLDHPLYLQYGEHLPT; via the coding sequence ATGAAAGTACGCAACGCGATACATTGGATAAAAGACGAATGCGACCCGAAGCTGCGCGGCTGGGAAGAGTTTTACCGGAACCGCTGGCAGCACGACAAGGTCGTGCGCAGCACGCATGGCGTGAACTGCACCGGCGGGTGCAGCTGGGCGATCTACGTAAAAGAGGGCATAGTCACGTGGGAAATGCAGCAGCTCGACTACCCCGAATTGCAGGCCGGCATACCGCCGTATGAACCTCGCGGCTGCCAGCGCGGCATCTCGTATTCGTGGTATCTCTACAGCCCGCTGCGCGTGAAATATCCGTACATTCGGGGCGCCCTGCTCGACCTCTGGCGCACGGCCCGGGCGGAATTCGAGGACCCGGTCGATGCGTGGACCTCGCTCGTCGAGAACCCGGCGGCACGGTCGCGCTGGCAGGTTGCCCGTGGCAAAGGCGGGTTCCGCCGCACGACGTGGGACACGGTCCTTGAGATTATGGCGGCGGCGAACATCCACACGATCAAGAAGCACGGGCCGGATCGCATAGCGGGCTTTTCGCCAATTCCGGCGATGTCGATGATCAGCTACGCCGCCGGCGCGCGGCTCATGCAGTTGATGGGGGGCATCTCGTTATCCTTCTACGACTGGTATTGCGACCTGCCCTGTGCATCCCCGGAAACCTGGGGCGAGCAGACAGACGTGCACGAGTCGGCGGACTGGTACAACGCGAAGTTGCTCGCCGTTATGGGCTCGAATTTAAACATGACACGCACGCCCGACTGTCATTTTGCCGCTGAATCGCGCCACAACGGAACCAAAATGTGGGTGTTCGCGCCGGATTTCAACCAGGTGGCCAAATACGCGGACGAGTGGGTTTCGTTGAACGCGGGACAGGACGGCGCGTGGTGGATGGCCGTAAACCATGTCATTCTCAAAGAATTCCACCAGGAGCGGCAGACCCCCTATTTCATCGACTATACGAAGCGTTATACGGACGCGCCGTTGCTCGTTGAGTTGCACCCGACGGAGGAGGCGGACGTGTACCGGCCCGGCCAGTTGTTGCGGGCGAACCGCCTCAGCGGGTACGCGGGCGTCGAGAACGGCGACTGGAAGTTCCTCATGTGGGATGAAACGGAGAACCGGCCCAAAATGCCTATGGGAACGGCTGGTTTCCGCTGGGGGGAAGAAAAAGGCAAGTGGAACCTGAAACTCGAAGACGGGCAGGACGGCAGCGTTATCGCGCCCGCCCTGACCTTCCTTGATTCGCCGGACATAACCGTGCTGGCGCAATTCGACGACTTCAGCGCCGGTGACGAAGTCACGCGCGGCGTGCCGGTGAAGCGTATCGAGACGGCTTCGGGACAGGAAGTGCTCGTCACGACCGTGTATGACCTGCTGATGGCCCAGTATGGCGTGGCGCGCGGTCTCAAAGGCGAGTACCCGCGAAGCTACGATGACGAAGCGCCCTACACTCCTGCATGGTCTGAGAAATACACGGGGATGAGCCGTGACATGGTCATTCGCTTTGCGCGCGAGTGGGCGACGACCGCGGAACTGACCAAGGGCAAGTGCACAATCATCATTGGCGCCGGCATCAATCATTGGTATCACGGCAACCTCATGTACCGCGCCGGGATCAACGCGCTCATGTTCTGCGGCTGCGTCGGCGTGAATGGCGGTGGCCTCGCGCACTACGTCGGCCAGGAGAAGCTGGCGCCGGGCGAATCATGGGCAAGCATCGCGCTGGCGAAGGACTGGTATCCGCCGTCCCGCGTGCAGAATGCGCCCAGTTGGCATTACGTACACACGGACCAGTGGCGCTACGAGCGGTCATTTACGGATTACCACACCGTGCCGCGGCATCAGCCGCCGGATTCGCTCGCGACGGGACACACGATGGACGTGCAGGTGCGCGCCGTGCAGTCGGGCTGGCTGCCTTTCTACCCGCAATTCAACAAGAATCCCATTGCGTTAGTGAAAGAAGCGCGCGCGGCGGGGGCGGACACGGAAGAAAAGGTCATTCAGCATGTCATTGGCGAATTGAAGTCGGGCGCACTCCGCTTTTCCGTTGAAGACCCCGATGCGGCTGAGAACTGGCCGCGCGTCTGGTACATCTGGCGCGGGAACGCGCTCATGGCGAGTTCGAAAGGCCACGAGTATTTCCTCAAGCATTACCTGGGCACACATACGAACGCGATCGCCGAGGACATGGCGGAAGGGTCCGTCAATGAGGTCGTTTGGCATAAGGACGCGCCGAAGGGGAAGATGGACCTCGTCGTCGATCTCAATTTCCGCATGGACACGTCTGCACTCTATTCGGACATCGTGTTGCCCGCGGCGACCTGGTACGAAAAAGCGGACCTGAACTCGACCGACATGCACAGCTTTATACATCCTCTGTCGGCCGCGGTGCCGCCGTGCTGGGAATCGAAAAGCGACTGGCAGATCTTTCAGGCAATTGCGAAGAAATTCTCGGAACTGGCGGAGAGGCATTTCCCGGAACCGGTACCGGACCTCGTGGCGACGCCGCTTTCGCACGACAGCGCCGCTGAGATCGCGCAGCCGGACCTCAAACACTGGAAGACCGGCGAAGTAGAGGCCACTCCCGGCAAGACCATGCCCGACTTGAAGGTCGTTTCGCGCGATTACAGGAGTTTGTACCGGCAGTATATCGCCTTCGGGCCGATGGCGTGGAAGAACGGGCTTGGTGCACACGGAACACACTACGCCATCGATGATTTCTACGAGGAAGCGCTTGAGAGACTGCCCAGCGTCCAATATGGCGACCAGAGACTGCTTTCATTGAAGGGCGACGAGGACGTCTGCAACATTATCCTCGAATTCGCCACTGTCACGAACGGGGAACTTTCCTACCGTTCGTACAAGAACATGGAAGAGAAAGTCGGCCTGCCGCTGACGCACCTGGCCGAAAAATCCCGGTCATTCCGGGTGAATTACAAGGGTCTGCAAACCCGGCCGCACCGATTTGTTAACAGCCCGATGTGGTCCGGGCTCATCGAAGACCGGCGGCCCTATTCGCCGTTCACGTATAACGTCGAGGCGCTGGTGCCGTGGCGCACGCTTACCGGCCGTCAGCATTACTATCTCGATCACCCGTTGTACCTGCAATACGGCGAGCACCTGCCGACGTA
- the narZ gene encoding nitrate reductase subunit alpha (with NarYV catalyzes the reduction of nitrate; the beta subunit is an iron sulfur cluster containing electron transfer subunit; one of 3 nitrate reductases in E. coli; expression of nitrate reductase Z is not dependent on nitrate levels), whose amino-acid sequence RPYSPFTYNVEALVPWRTLTGRQHYYLDHPLYLQYGEHLPTYKPKPLPTQYADMRFSKEAGPTKTLNYLTPHGKWHIHSTYGDNQRMTTLSRGVEPLWMNDHDAAEIGVNDNDWVEVHNDHGVVVTRAVVSARIPRGVCIQYHSPERTYSVPKSPLRNNRRAGGHNSLTRTRLKPNLMCGGYGQFTFHFNYWGPVGCNRDTHVMVRKLPELRW is encoded by the coding sequence GGCGGCCCTATTCGCCGTTCACGTATAACGTCGAGGCGCTGGTGCCGTGGCGCACGCTTACCGGCCGTCAGCATTACTATCTCGATCACCCGTTGTACCTGCAATACGGCGAGCACCTGCCGACGTACAAACCGAAGCCGTTGCCGACCCAATACGCGGATATGCGCTTCAGCAAAGAGGCCGGGCCGACGAAGACCTTGAACTATCTGACGCCGCATGGAAAGTGGCACATCCACTCCACCTACGGCGACAACCAGCGCATGACTACCTTGTCGCGCGGTGTCGAGCCGTTGTGGATGAACGACCACGATGCCGCTGAGATCGGCGTGAACGACAACGACTGGGTCGAGGTACACAACGACCATGGCGTCGTGGTGACGCGCGCGGTTGTGAGCGCGCGCATACCGCGCGGGGTCTGCATTCAGTATCACTCGCCGGAACGGACGTATTCCGTGCCGAAATCGCCATTGCGCAACAACCGCCGCGCCGGCGGCCACAACAGCCTTACGCGCACACGGTTGAAGCCGAACCTGATGTGCGGCGGCTACGGCCAATTCACTTTCCACTTCAATTACTGGGGGCCGGTGGGCTGCAACCGCGACACGCACGTCATGGTGCGCAAACTGCCCGAACTCAGGTGGTAA